One segment of Cohaesibacter intestini DNA contains the following:
- a CDS encoding TRAP transporter small permease, with amino-acid sequence MKHAVRFVNGVLGSLTVAIFTILVICVVWQVVSRFILGTPSTTTDEIARFLFMWVAFMGAAYTLGQKRHLAIDIVSLWLEGKSLRNIRIAVYFIIAAFVIVVMMYGGWQLMMDTLQKGQVTPALRIPMGYVYGAIPFSGATMLFYCVVLIVELLDPDSPNDTQTS; translated from the coding sequence ATGAAACATGCTGTTCGCTTTGTGAACGGGGTCCTAGGCAGCCTGACGGTTGCGATTTTCACCATATTGGTCATTTGTGTCGTGTGGCAGGTCGTATCCCGCTTCATTCTTGGTACACCGAGCACCACAACTGACGAGATTGCCCGCTTCCTGTTCATGTGGGTCGCTTTCATGGGCGCGGCCTACACGCTGGGCCAGAAGCGCCATCTGGCGATCGACATTGTCAGCCTCTGGCTGGAAGGCAAGAGCCTGCGCAATATCCGCATCGCGGTTTACTTCATTATCGCCGCCTTTGTCATTGTCGTCATGATGTATGGCGGCTGGCAGTTGATGATGGACACGTTGCAGAAGGGACAAGTCACGCCGGCACTCCGCATTCCGATGGGCTATGTGTATGGTGCCATTCCCTTTTCTGGCGCGACCATGCTGTTTTACTGCGTGGTTCTGATCGTTGAGCTGCTCGATCCGGACAGCCCAAACGACACCCAAACGTCCTGA
- a CDS encoding TRAP transporter large permease — protein MEWQATITLFSIFILLMALSVPISFAIGIATFFTFMVISFTFDQSIFIVAQQMASGLDSFTLLAIPFFILAGNIMNRGGIAMRLIEFAKILGGRLPGSLAHCNVLANMMFGAISGSAVASAAAVGGVMAPVQKKEGYDPAYSAAVNIASCPTGLLIPPSTTFIVYSLITNGTSIAALFVAGYIPGILMGLGLMAVAGFIAKKRGYPLAPKPTWKEVLEKSCDAVLPLGLIFIIMGGIIGGIFTATEASAVAVVYTLFLALIWYREITIFDLPKIILESAVTTSIVLLMIGCSIAMSKAMAFSDIPFTISDALMSLSDNPIVILLAINLALLVIGTFMDMTPALLIFTPIFLPVVQDLGMDPVHFGVMMTFNLCIGICTPPVGSALFVGCSVGKVAISQVLKPLLPFYVVLVALLLAVTYIPQLSLFLPQLFLGY, from the coding sequence ATGGAATGGCAAGCAACAATCACGCTTTTTTCGATCTTCATTCTGTTGATGGCCCTCAGTGTGCCCATCTCCTTTGCGATCGGCATTGCGACCTTCTTCACATTTATGGTGATCTCCTTCACCTTTGATCAGTCGATCTTCATCGTCGCCCAGCAAATGGCGTCTGGTCTGGACAGCTTCACTCTGCTGGCGATCCCTTTCTTCATTCTGGCAGGCAACATCATGAACCGGGGCGGTATCGCCATGCGGTTGATCGAATTTGCCAAGATCCTTGGCGGTCGTCTGCCCGGCTCACTGGCCCACTGCAACGTGCTGGCCAACATGATGTTTGGTGCGATTTCCGGCTCGGCGGTGGCCTCGGCTGCTGCCGTGGGCGGGGTGATGGCTCCGGTGCAAAAGAAAGAGGGCTATGATCCGGCCTATTCGGCGGCGGTCAACATTGCCTCCTGCCCGACCGGTCTACTGATCCCGCCATCGACCACCTTCATTGTCTATTCCCTGATCACCAACGGCACCTCGATCGCCGCTCTGTTCGTGGCGGGTTACATTCCCGGTATCCTGATGGGCCTTGGCCTGATGGCCGTGGCAGGCTTCATTGCCAAGAAACGCGGCTATCCACTGGCCCCCAAGCCAACCTGGAAGGAAGTGCTTGAGAAGTCCTGTGATGCCGTGCTGCCATTGGGTCTGATCTTCATCATCATGGGTGGCATCATTGGTGGTATTTTCACAGCAACCGAAGCCTCGGCTGTTGCAGTGGTCTATACCCTGTTCCTGGCGCTGATCTGGTATCGCGAAATCACGATTTTCGATCTGCCCAAGATCATTCTCGAATCAGCAGTGACCACCTCCATCGTGCTGCTGATGATTGGCTGTTCGATCGCCATGTCGAAGGCGATGGCTTTCTCTGACATTCCGTTCACCATTTCCGACGCGCTGATGTCCCTGTCTGACAATCCAATCGTGATCTTGCTGGCAATCAACCTTGCCCTGCTGGTGATTGGCACCTTCATGGACATGACGCCTGCCCTTTTGATCTTCACCCCGATCTTCCTGCCGGTCGTGCAGGATCTGGGCATGGATCCGGTGCATTTCGGTGTGATGATGACCTTCAACCTGTGCATCGGCATCTGCACGCCTCCGGTTGGGTCGGCCCTGTTTGTCGGCTGCTCGGTCGGCAAGGTTGCCATCTCTCAGGTGCTCAAGCCACTGCTGCCTTTCTATGTGGTGCTTGTCGCGCTGTTGCTGGCCGTCACCTATATTCCACAGCTGTCGCTGTTCCTGCCACAGCTGTTCCTGGGCTACTAA
- a CDS encoding TIM-barrel domain-containing protein, whose translation MYQLKNWSLASQSDTGVALDVEGRHVMRIDILEPKMMRVQLLKDGAYRLDRSWTVAPNGDAPLEGRDRSRLDGFSCPAFDVINEGEQLTLESDCLKVTVMTPLRLVWHGRTSKDAPWQKIAEDRPTGAYELGRKDHAHRHYLLRQPSDRFFGLGEKSGALERTGRRFEMRNLDAMGYDASKTDPLYKHVPFTITRLESGLSYGLYYDNLAPCWFDLGNELDNYHKPYRAYRAADGDLDYYVTLGPSIADVTKAHVRLTGGTAFLPRWALGYSGSTMSYTDAPNAQEQLEGFVRLVTEHDIPCDSFQLSSGYTSIGDKRYVFNWNHDKVPDPKGMAKLFADAGLELIANIKPCLLQDHPRYKEADVKGLFVRDSETGNAERSVFWDDEGSHLDFTNPDTQAWWQANVKTALLDYGINSTWNDNNEYEIWDRQAQCAGFGTPVDIDLIRPVQPLLMTRASVAAQLDFEPSKRPYLISRSGCPGIQRYAQTWSGDNRTNWTSLKYNIPMGLGMSLSGLYNIGHDVGGFAGPRPEPGLFVRWVQNGIFHPRFTIHSWNDDATVNEAWMFPEVTHHIRNAIKLRYSLLPYLYTLHYQSVVDDEPMLRPTFLDHEGDDRCFDATDDFFLGRDLLVASVVEEGATSRTVYLPDNGAGYYDFWTGTYYQPGQVIRQSVDLASIPLFVRAGAVLPLSPGVDRSGSVTGQMRQLVIYPRKGAQREACSSFLYEDGIDNADALDGAHRLTEITLVEQEDRLLLNWNHSGTFDPQLAGCKISVCGDDPRPVLVNGVAYLDDTILRF comes from the coding sequence ATGTATCAACTGAAAAACTGGAGTCTGGCCAGCCAATCGGACACAGGCGTCGCACTTGACGTCGAAGGCCGTCATGTCATGCGGATCGACATTCTGGAACCCAAAATGATGCGGGTGCAGTTGCTAAAGGATGGGGCCTATCGACTGGATCGCAGCTGGACCGTCGCCCCCAATGGCGATGCCCCACTTGAAGGGCGTGATCGGTCGCGGTTGGATGGATTTTCCTGCCCGGCCTTTGATGTGATCAATGAAGGCGAGCAACTGACGCTGGAAAGCGACTGTCTGAAAGTCACCGTGATGACGCCATTGCGGCTGGTTTGGCATGGGCGCACAAGCAAAGACGCTCCCTGGCAGAAAATAGCCGAAGACCGCCCGACCGGCGCTTATGAGCTGGGCCGCAAGGATCACGCCCACCGCCACTATCTGTTGCGCCAGCCAAGCGACCGCTTCTTTGGCCTTGGCGAGAAATCCGGCGCGCTGGAACGCACGGGCCGCCGCTTCGAGATGCGCAATCTCGATGCGATGGGCTATGACGCCTCCAAGACCGACCCGCTTTACAAGCATGTGCCTTTCACCATCACGCGACTGGAAAGCGGCCTGTCCTATGGTCTCTATTACGACAATCTAGCCCCCTGCTGGTTCGATCTGGGCAATGAGCTGGACAATTACCACAAGCCCTATCGCGCCTATCGGGCCGCTGATGGAGATCTCGACTATTATGTCACCCTTGGACCTAGCATCGCCGATGTCACCAAAGCTCATGTGCGACTGACCGGTGGCACGGCCTTTTTGCCACGCTGGGCGCTGGGCTATTCCGGCTCGACCATGTCCTATACGGATGCGCCCAATGCGCAGGAGCAGCTTGAAGGCTTTGTCCGACTGGTCACCGAGCATGACATTCCCTGCGATAGCTTCCAGCTTTCCTCGGGCTATACCTCCATCGGCGACAAGCGCTATGTCTTCAACTGGAACCACGACAAGGTGCCAGACCCGAAAGGCATGGCGAAGCTGTTTGCCGATGCGGGTCTTGAGCTGATTGCCAATATCAAGCCATGCCTGTTGCAGGACCATCCGCGCTATAAGGAAGCCGACGTCAAGGGGCTGTTTGTCCGCGACAGCGAGACCGGCAACGCAGAGCGTTCGGTCTTTTGGGATGACGAAGGCAGCCATCTCGACTTCACCAATCCGGACACGCAAGCCTGGTGGCAGGCCAATGTGAAGACGGCGCTGCTTGATTATGGCATCAACAGCACCTGGAACGACAATAACGAATATGAAATCTGGGACCGACAGGCCCAGTGCGCCGGTTTTGGCACGCCGGTCGATATCGACCTGATCCGTCCGGTTCAGCCATTGCTGATGACCCGCGCGTCGGTTGCAGCCCAGCTGGATTTTGAGCCGTCCAAGCGGCCTTATCTGATTTCGCGCTCCGGCTGTCCGGGCATCCAGCGCTATGCCCAGACATGGTCCGGCGACAACCGCACCAACTGGACGAGCCTCAAATACAACATTCCGATGGGCCTTGGGATGAGCCTGTCCGGCCTTTACAATATCGGCCATGATGTCGGCGGCTTTGCGGGTCCACGGCCAGAACCGGGGCTGTTTGTCCGCTGGGTGCAAAATGGCATTTTCCATCCGCGCTTCACCATCCACAGCTGGAATGATGATGCAACGGTGAATGAAGCCTGGATGTTCCCGGAAGTCACCCACCATATCCGCAACGCTATCAAGCTGCGCTATAGTCTGCTGCCATATCTTTATACGCTGCATTATCAGTCCGTCGTCGATGACGAACCGATGCTGCGCCCGACCTTCCTTGACCATGAAGGCGATGATCGCTGCTTTGACGCGACGGATGACTTCTTCCTTGGCCGCGATCTGCTGGTCGCCTCTGTGGTGGAGGAAGGGGCAACCAGTCGCACCGTCTATCTACCAGACAATGGCGCTGGCTATTATGATTTCTGGACCGGCACCTATTATCAGCCCGGGCAGGTGATCCGCCAGAGCGTCGATCTTGCCTCAATCCCGCTCTTTGTGCGGGCAGGGGCAGTTCTGCCACTCTCGCCCGGTGTGGATCGATCTGGCTCGGTCACCGGGCAAATGCGCCAATTGGTGATCTATCCACGCAAAGGGGCGCAGCGCGAGGCCTGTAGCTCCTTCCTTTATGAGGATGGGATCGACAATGCCGACGCCCTGGATGGAGCCCACCGTCTGACAGAAATCACTTTGGTGGAACAAGAGGATAGGCTCTTGCTCAATTGGAATCATTCCGGCACATTTGACCCGCAGCTTGCAGGATGCAAGATCAGTGTCTGCGGGGACGACCCTCGCCCCGTCCTTGTGAATGGGGTTGCCTATCTCGACGACACGATCCTTCGCTTCTGA
- a CDS encoding mannitol dehydrogenase family protein, with translation MTISDLMNAPGKPQLPTYDRSKLRPRLIHLGFGAFARAHWMSYHQDFLLQTPDSDWGVVVSDILFGADRFGQLEENDHLYSVLEHSDTISNVRIIGSIVKTAHPERGGMDAFFAPFLEPDIAIVSMTVTEKGYCLTGGALDLANPAIAHDLDNPTAPKSAIGALVEALARRKAAGLDGFTILSLDNLPANGKLCQQAVLSFADKRDAVLAAWIRKHVTFPCSMVDRIVPALTDESRALITEKLGGMQDPNGIVCEPFRQWVIEDAFVKGRPAWEEVGAQFVPDVEPFEEMKLRTLNGAHSFLAYLGYLAGYETIDACMEDANFRSVAHALMVKEQQPTLDVPGDVDLDAYAAALIERFSNSQLKHKTAQIASDGSQKLPQRMLASIAWHLEHNGDWTRLALGVAGWLRFMTGSDEQGNPTPINDPLAEPIAKAAALLPDWDAYIDAVFAMEAIFPPALVADVRFVGGVKQQYAALIELGSKRHMTAMVDC, from the coding sequence ATGACCATTTCCGATCTCATGAATGCCCCCGGCAAGCCGCAACTGCCAACCTATGACCGGAGCAAGCTTCGGCCCCGACTGATTCATCTTGGCTTTGGCGCTTTCGCCCGCGCCCACTGGATGAGCTATCATCAGGACTTCCTGCTTCAGACGCCTGACAGCGACTGGGGCGTGGTGGTCAGCGATATCCTGTTTGGCGCGGATCGCTTTGGTCAGCTCGAAGAGAATGATCACCTCTATTCGGTGCTGGAGCATAGCGACACGATCAGCAATGTTCGGATCATCGGCTCAATCGTCAAGACCGCCCATCCGGAGCGCGGCGGCATGGATGCCTTCTTTGCGCCGTTCCTTGAGCCCGACATCGCAATCGTTTCGATGACCGTGACAGAAAAAGGCTATTGTCTGACCGGTGGCGCGCTCGATCTGGCCAACCCGGCCATCGCCCATGATCTCGACAATCCAACGGCTCCAAAGTCCGCCATCGGGGCGCTGGTTGAAGCGCTCGCCCGCCGCAAGGCGGCCGGACTGGACGGCTTCACCATTCTGTCGCTGGACAACCTGCCGGCCAATGGCAAATTGTGCCAGCAAGCGGTCCTGAGCTTTGCCGACAAACGCGACGCAGTGCTGGCCGCATGGATTCGCAAGCATGTCACCTTCCCTTGCTCGATGGTTGACCGGATCGTCCCTGCCCTGACCGATGAGAGCCGGGCACTGATCACGGAAAAACTTGGCGGCATGCAAGACCCCAATGGCATTGTCTGTGAGCCATTCCGGCAATGGGTGATTGAGGATGCTTTCGTCAAGGGGCGTCCTGCATGGGAAGAGGTTGGAGCGCAATTTGTCCCCGATGTCGAACCGTTTGAAGAGATGAAGCTGCGCACCCTCAACGGTGCCCATTCCTTCCTGGCCTATCTGGGCTATCTGGCGGGCTATGAGACCATTGATGCCTGCATGGAAGACGCCAATTTCCGCTCGGTCGCTCATGCGCTGATGGTCAAGGAACAGCAGCCAACCCTTGATGTACCCGGTGATGTGGATCTGGATGCCTATGCTGCGGCGCTGATCGAACGTTTTTCCAATAGCCAGCTGAAACACAAGACCGCGCAGATTGCCTCGGACGGCAGCCAGAAATTGCCTCAGCGGATGCTTGCCTCCATCGCCTGGCATCTTGAGCATAATGGCGACTGGACGCGGCTGGCGTTGGGGGTTGCCGGATGGCTGCGCTTCATGACCGGCAGCGATGAGCAGGGCAACCCGACGCCAATCAACGACCCGCTGGCCGAGCCAATTGCCAAAGCAGCGGCCCTGTTGCCGGATTGGGACGCCTATATCGATGCCGTCTTTGCGATGGAGGCCATTTTCCCACCGGCGCTTGTTGCCGATGTGCGCTTTGTTGGCGGTGTCAAACAACAATATGCCGCCTTAATCGAACTTGGGTCAAAGCGCCACATGACAGCAATGGTAGACTGCTAG
- the uxaC gene encoding glucuronate isomerase yields MQNFLGPDFLLDTAAARHLYHDVAEDLPIVDYHNHLVPAEIAQDRKWDNIGAIWLEGDHYKWRAMRWAGIDERRVTGDASFREKFDAFAQIMPHCVGNPLFHWTHLELQRYFGIRELLTPASADRIWDMSAEMLAEDSHSARGLLRKMKVEFVGTTDMPCDSLEHHKAIAEDDSINDMVVAPSFRPDPAFKIDLPGFPAFLQSLAAVSGARVETYEALMAALIGRLDHFVAHGCQATDHGIEILRFAPPVDHATLDRILAKRLADEDLSELEIAQFQSTMLVDLSRAYHSRNLVMQLHIGAIRNNNPRLFESIGADVGGDSIADRPIAAPLNGLLGAMDRDGHLPRTVLYCLDPTKNEVIVSTAGNFQDGSMPGKIQAGSGWWFNDQLDGMERQMTQLSQMGLISTFIGMLTDSRSFLSFPRHDYFRRLVCRTVGRWAEGGHVPNERALLDGLVTRVCYQNAADWFLKERG; encoded by the coding sequence ATGCAAAATTTCCTCGGCCCCGATTTTCTGCTGGATACGGCAGCCGCGCGTCATCTTTATCATGACGTCGCCGAAGACCTGCCGATTGTCGATTATCACAATCATCTCGTCCCGGCAGAAATCGCACAGGATCGCAAGTGGGACAATATCGGGGCGATCTGGCTGGAAGGGGATCATTATAAGTGGCGCGCCATGCGCTGGGCCGGAATTGATGAGCGTCGCGTAACGGGGGATGCGTCCTTCCGTGAGAAGTTCGATGCCTTTGCGCAGATCATGCCCCATTGTGTCGGCAATCCTCTGTTCCATTGGACCCATCTGGAATTGCAACGTTACTTCGGCATCCGCGAACTGCTGACACCAGCCTCAGCGGATCGCATTTGGGACATGTCCGCCGAAATGCTGGCTGAGGACAGCCATTCGGCCCGCGGTCTGTTGCGCAAGATGAAGGTGGAATTTGTCGGCACCACGGACATGCCGTGTGACAGCCTTGAGCATCACAAGGCGATTGCCGAGGATGACAGCATCAATGACATGGTGGTCGCTCCAAGCTTCCGGCCTGATCCGGCCTTCAAGATCGACCTGCCGGGCTTTCCGGCTTTCCTGCAGTCGCTTGCAGCGGTCAGCGGGGCGCGTGTCGAGACCTATGAAGCCCTGATGGCCGCCCTGATCGGACGGCTTGATCACTTTGTCGCCCATGGCTGTCAGGCCACGGACCACGGCATCGAGATCCTGCGCTTCGCGCCGCCGGTCGATCATGCAACTCTTGACCGCATCCTTGCAAAGCGTCTGGCGGATGAGGACTTGTCGGAGCTGGAAATCGCCCAGTTCCAGTCCACCATGCTGGTGGATCTGTCCCGCGCCTATCACAGTCGCAATCTGGTCATGCAGCTGCATATCGGGGCGATCCGGAATAACAATCCACGGCTGTTTGAAAGCATCGGGGCAGATGTAGGCGGCGATTCCATTGCAGACCGCCCGATTGCCGCGCCGCTCAATGGCCTGCTGGGGGCGATGGATCGGGACGGCCATTTGCCGCGCACGGTGCTCTATTGCCTCGACCCGACCAAGAATGAAGTGATCGTCTCGACCGCTGGCAATTTTCAGGACGGGTCGATGCCGGGCAAGATCCAGGCTGGATCCGGCTGGTGGTTCAACGATCAGCTCGACGGCATGGAACGGCAGATGACACAGCTTTCGCAGATGGGCCTGATCTCGACCTTTATCGGAATGTTGACCGACAGTCGCTCTTTCCTGTCTTTCCCACGGCATGATTATTTCCGCCGCCTTGTCTGTCGGACGGTTGGACGCTGGGCCGAAGGGGGACATGTCCCCAACGAGCGCGCCCTGCTTGATGGACTTGTGACCCGTGTGTGCTATCAGAATGCAGCTGATTGGTTTCTTAAGGAGCGTGGTTGA
- a CDS encoding sugar kinase translates to MSDNTKKAPLKAVCIGECMVELSPAGDGLFRQAFAGDSYNTATYLARQFAPDVEVSYLTALGTSGLSLQMIDHFKAEGIGVDSIRKLDGKNPGLYRIENDASGERFFDYWRGQSAAREMFAGQSVAELVEELGAFDAIYLSGISLAILDESQRSNLMQALKQLVAEESCLVAYDPNHRPALWSSPAAARAVSETMAGIASLCLVGLEDDAAIMEETSDAEAVASRWQAWGAREVVVKDGGANCLIRQGEATLTIAPQAALSPVDTTGAGDSFAAGYVGARLTGKDPAEAAALAHRIAGQVIMHPGAVIARDLWQTID, encoded by the coding sequence ATGTCTGATAATACGAAGAAAGCACCGCTAAAGGCGGTCTGCATTGGCGAATGTATGGTGGAGTTGTCTCCTGCTGGCGACGGGTTGTTTCGACAGGCATTTGCCGGAGACAGCTACAACACTGCCACTTATCTGGCCCGCCAGTTTGCCCCTGATGTCGAGGTATCCTATTTGACGGCGCTGGGGACCAGCGGTCTAAGCCTTCAAATGATCGATCATTTCAAGGCCGAGGGCATCGGTGTGGACTCGATCCGCAAGTTGGACGGCAAGAATCCCGGCCTTTACCGGATCGAGAATGACGCGAGCGGCGAGCGCTTCTTTGACTATTGGCGCGGCCAATCGGCGGCGCGCGAAATGTTTGCCGGTCAGAGTGTCGCCGAGCTGGTCGAAGAGTTGGGCGCTTTCGACGCGATCTATTTGTCCGGCATTTCGCTGGCCATTCTGGATGAAAGCCAGCGCAGCAATCTGATGCAGGCGCTCAAGCAACTGGTGGCGGAAGAATCCTGCCTTGTTGCCTATGACCCCAACCATCGCCCGGCTCTCTGGTCATCGCCTGCGGCGGCCCGTGCCGTCTCCGAAACCATGGCGGGGATTGCATCCCTCTGCCTTGTGGGGCTGGAAGACGATGCGGCGATCATGGAAGAGACCAGCGACGCAGAGGCTGTGGCCAGCCGCTGGCAGGCATGGGGCGCCCGTGAGGTGGTGGTCAAGGATGGTGGTGCCAACTGCCTTATCCGTCAAGGGGAAGCGACCCTGACCATTGCCCCGCAAGCAGCTCTCTCGCCTGTCGATACAACGGGCGCGGGGGATTCCTTCGCCGCCGGTTATGTCGGCGCGCGCCTGACGGGAAAGGACCCGGCGGAAGCGGCTGCCCTTGCCCATCGCATTGCCGGACAGGTTATCATGCATCCCGGCGCAGTGATTGCCCGCGATCTCTGGCAGACAATCGATTGA
- the eda gene encoding bifunctional 4-hydroxy-2-oxoglutarate aldolase/2-dehydro-3-deoxy-phosphogluconate aldolase codes for MTKSPSSLLAGNKVIPVLVIEDPADALPLAQCLVDNGLPVLEITLRSDAALAAIETIASKVEGAIVGVGSILNGAQLQSAKDAGGQFGVSPGVSNALLDVLVDNDWPFLPGAGTLSEMLTLRDAGYFDQKLFPAAVLGGLSMLKAVAGPVADISFCPTGGIKPDNAAEFLAQPNVFAIGGTWIAPLDLVRARDWAEIGKRAAEAAKLA; via the coding sequence ATGACGAAATCTCCATCCAGCCTGTTGGCAGGCAACAAGGTCATCCCGGTTCTGGTCATCGAAGATCCCGCAGATGCTCTGCCACTGGCCCAGTGCCTTGTCGACAATGGCCTGCCTGTGCTGGAAATCACCCTGCGCAGCGACGCCGCCCTTGCTGCCATCGAAACCATTGCCAGCAAGGTAGAGGGGGCCATTGTCGGGGTCGGTTCGATCCTCAATGGCGCACAATTGCAATCGGCAAAAGATGCAGGTGGCCAGTTCGGTGTATCGCCGGGGGTTTCCAATGCGCTTCTGGATGTGTTGGTTGACAATGACTGGCCGTTCCTGCCGGGCGCTGGCACCTTGTCTGAGATGCTGACCTTGCGCGATGCTGGCTACTTTGATCAAAAGTTGTTCCCGGCGGCTGTGTTGGGTGGCCTCTCCATGCTGAAGGCCGTTGCGGGACCCGTTGCAGACATCAGCTTCTGCCCGACCGGCGGCATCAAGCCTGACAATGCGGCAGAGTTTCTGGCACAGCCCAATGTCTTTGCCATTGGTGGCACATGGATCGCACCGCTTGATCTGGTCCGTGCCCGCGACTGGGCAGAGATTGGCAAACGCGCCGCCGAGGCTGCCAAACTGGCATAA
- a CDS encoding lysophospholipid acyltransferase family protein — protein MHSHRHVARDITYAHSAATKRGRAVIRLLENTTGRLQLIKRANGYEREVAAGRDFWSVIVERYGLTLDVTGGCLSSIPRDGPLILIANHPYGILDGMMMGLILSRTRGDFRILANHVFRKSEELNRIILPISFDETKEAVKENVQTRKAALSYLGQGGAIGIFPGGTVSTAAKPFSHPMDPGWRGFTARMVGKSNATVVPIFFEGHTSRLFQIASHLHPTLRLGLLIKEFRKRIDSPVKVVIGKPIGRDVLDPLSTDSRAMMEHLRQATYGLSPTPLKVNELGFEFEEKHKQKQRLKAS, from the coding sequence ATGCATTCTCACCGTCATGTCGCGCGGGACATAACCTACGCTCACTCCGCAGCCACCAAGCGCGGCAGAGCCGTCATCCGTTTGCTGGAAAACACAACAGGCCGCCTGCAGCTGATCAAGCGCGCCAACGGCTATGAGCGCGAAGTGGCCGCCGGGCGAGACTTCTGGTCGGTGATTGTCGAGCGCTATGGCCTCACCCTCGATGTGACGGGCGGCTGCCTGTCCAGCATTCCCAGGGACGGCCCTCTGATCCTGATTGCCAATCATCCCTATGGTATTCTTGATGGCATGATGATGGGACTGATCCTGTCCCGGACCCGCGGTGATTTCCGTATTCTTGCCAACCATGTTTTCCGCAAGTCCGAAGAGCTCAATCGGATCATTTTGCCGATCTCGTTTGATGAAACCAAGGAAGCGGTGAAGGAAAATGTCCAGACCCGCAAGGCGGCCTTGTCCTATCTCGGGCAAGGCGGGGCAATCGGTATTTTTCCCGGCGGCACCGTCAGCACGGCCGCCAAGCCATTTTCCCATCCCATGGATCCGGGCTGGCGGGGATTCACCGCCCGTATGGTTGGAAAATCCAATGCCACCGTGGTGCCGATCTTCTTCGAAGGCCACACATCGCGCCTGTTCCAGATCGCCAGCCACCTGCATCCTACCTTGCGGTTGGGCCTGTTGATCAAAGAATTCCGCAAGCGCATAGACAGCCCGGTCAAGGTGGTGATTGGCAAGCCAATCGGCCGCGATGTGCTTGATCCGCTCTCCACCGATAGCCGCGCCATGATGGAGCATCTGCGTCAGGCGACTTATGGCCTGTCGCCAACACCACTGAAGGTCAACGAGTTGGGCTTCGAGTTTGAAGAGAAGCACAAGCAGAAACAGCGTCTCAAGGCCTCTTAG